Below is a window of Electrophorus electricus isolate fEleEle1 chromosome 1, fEleEle1.pri, whole genome shotgun sequence DNA.
ATAGGTATTTTGGACAGAATACTTGACACAattatatgattgtgtgtgtgtgtttttttatatatatatatatatatatatatatatatatatatataatataaaaatctctctcccttttctgcCCCTAGCTATGTGCAGACTGGATGTACCTCTTTAAGACTGATTCTGAAGCGTTTTTGGCCATTGATTTCAGACACCTTAACCGCTCCTCCATCTGTTGGAGTGGACATTACACGGGAGGAGAGGCTAGTATAACCTTCATTCACTCTGGGTGCTAAACAGCTCTATTCAGTTTCACTGGTGTTATGTCTAATACAGTATAGCAAAAAGCTTTCTTAGTGGTgaataaaacactttataaGACTTAACAGTTTGACACATACTAAAGTGCACCACAGATAACAGTTGATAATGCAGCAGGCAGTTCTATTAGAACAGGATGTACAAAGAGTATTAACCCAAAGATATGTGTAGACTAGTAAAGTGTCCAATAAAAGTGAGATAGTTGAGTGACCTGTTATCCTGAAATAATCTAagcattaaaataacattatagTAAAGCATGGTTATTGTACATTGCAATCCCTGTCCCAATTTTCTATGAGTAACGATATTGCACCAGTCAGTAGTTTAATGACAGCTGTGGGAGTGCAGCATAGGTAAGGCATGTTTGAATAACTGTTACTGTTTCACAGGCATCAAAAATGTAAGGCATGCTATAAGCAGCTGAAGAACCTCAGTAATGTCGTAAAGCTCCGGGCTGAGCAAGTTGGTCGTCATGGCAGCACTTTCAAAGAATTGCAGCTACTTATGGCACCACTGGACTattaacacacgcacactactgGTGAAAGCACTGTGTGCCTAAAGACTTGATTGTGTCTGCAGGCTGTAATGTTGGCAGCAGTctgcaaaaaccaaaacagccttttttttaaaaaaaaaaatgcaaaaaaaaaaaaaatgtaaaaaaaaaatgcagttgtATAGATCCAAAACCACTTTTGCTTGGTATGTGTATTTCTAATTTTGAATCTCGTAAGACATTAGACCTGTAACATCAGAAGCAATGTTTTGtctgaataaaatgtatttgatccATCTTACAATTTGTGATCAGTAAATGCATGATACTCCCTTGAATTTACAAGTTGTGTAATTTTCATGTAAATATGCTACAAGTTTAGAATGTATAAATACTAAAGtgtatgcttttttaaaatataagacTAAAACATTAATAGGGTAACTCATTGTAACTTATGTCTCAAGTTGGAATCTTACTAAAATTAAAAAGGACTAGCTAGGGAAATGTCAATTGCTAATGTACATAACATTTTTATCTGCTGTACTGCAGATAAAATCAAAGAATAAGACTAATGTAAATacttttgattattttaaaactaGATTACTACTGTACTTTTTCTTTGTAGTATATATAGACTGGTATAAGagatttgtgaaaaaaaaaatttttttaactGCTTAATGAATTTTTCACTTCccaagacattttttttaaataaataaaacttcaaGCTGCTATACAGACCACTTTCATTCAAGCCATTCAATTAGATAACATTGATAACTGTATTCTATTTTATTGTCACTCAACATCATGTAGTTACCTCACGTTTCCAAAATGGCACCAGTCCATTTTCACATTAGCATATTGTTGAggagaaaaaatatttaacaaagaTAATGCTATATTCTCAGAATATAGATTAACTTTGGTAATAACGGTATCATGCTTTGCATACTTTATACCTTGACTTAAAAATGCAGTTTAGAAAACTATGAGGCATTCTAAGAACAGTTGATGGTTGCGCTTTGAAGCTCTATCGGCTCATGCGCCCTCAATTTCTGAAGGCAGGGTCCCTGTTGGTAGCTGTACTTTCCACTGATGATGGCATGTCTCACTTACTAGTGGGCTTGATACAACAGTAGCAGCAatccatttttttaaagtgagtAACACTTCAAAATGAAATAGTGCCctaatcaaaaaacaaaacacagatgcatttttttaacCCCGACCCACAAAAATAATCAGGTGAACCCTGAGCAAAAGAGTGGGGAAGTGATGGAAGGAGAATGAGGGcaaaaagtcaaagaaaaaaaaaagttgaaaaggACAGATTGGTGAGAAATTTTAAATTGCTAATAAATCACTTCTTGTATTtctttcacttaaaaaaaatgcaagggGATCATCTTGTGTTCCGTTTATCTGGAGTAAACAAAAAACGAATGTGGACTAGCTAGAATCTCTTCATCTGCCGCCTTTCCTGTCGCCTCTGCTTCTTTTCATTAACTTCCTCTGAAGGTGCAGCTGACTCAGCAGAGAACCAGGGACCTAGGACATTCACCCACAGCAGGTGTAAAGCCCGTGCAGGAGCCTGatcaaggagaaaaaaaaaacccacaggtTTTGCATTggggaaaatacaaatattgctCTTATAGTTAAAAAGCTGCTAAATGTTGGTCTTACCAAAAGCCAGAGACACCAGAAGTATGAGGAAAGTGTGCTGAGGACCTGGACTATAGCTGTGAGCAGGATGACATCCTTAAGATGCCTATGTGAAATAAAACGTTTAGTGCAGATGAATGGGAGCCATTCGGCTGAAGCTGGCACATTTACATAATGACATGATGAATGTATTTGGTCCCTGttaaataaactattaacaAGCTGGTACTGACTCAGCCATGCCCTGTTCCATGTTGAGATCTATTCCTCCATCCAGCAAACTACCATCATCTGCAAATGCTGGTTTGGCCATGGTTGCCATGGACCTGTAGCTGCCCACATAGACCATCAGTGCAAACAACAGTAGGAACTGGAAGGAAAAACGATACAATGAGTTAGGAGACCtagcaaaaagaaagaaaagttacATGCTGTTCAATACTTCTGGAGCCTGAAAAATTGGACCATGTATTCACTGCTCATTGACTGGTAT
It encodes the following:
- the tmem208 gene encoding transmembrane protein 208 isoform X2, whose amino-acid sequence is MAFLLLFALMVYVGSYRSMATMAKPAFADDGSLLDGGIDLNMEQGMAEHLKDVILLTAIVQVLSTLSSYFWCLWLLAPARALHLLWVNVLGPWFSAESAAPSEEVNEKKQRRQERRQMKRF
- the tmem208 gene encoding transmembrane protein 208 isoform X1 translates to MAPKGKVGTKGKKQIHEENEATLKFYTRVILGANTIYTAVNLIFYETTFWTWFLLLFALMVYVGSYRSMATMAKPAFADDGSLLDGGIDLNMEQGMAEHLKDVILLTAIVQVLSTLSSYFWCLWLLAPARALHLLWVNVLGPWFSAESAAPSEEVNEKKQRRQERRQMKRF